From Micromonospora rhizosphaerae, the proteins below share one genomic window:
- a CDS encoding ATP-binding protein, whose product MARRQSSIAGQLFALQAVVVTLLVLVGAAGAVWLARDDSRHAAEEEVLAVAQTVARAPHVRAALTSPDPAASLQPYAEATRLATGTRFVVVMAPDRTRYSHPNPDLIGRPFIGEIGPALAGEPFTTTNVGTLGESVRAVVPVYGDDGRIIGLVSVGITTQAINRKLLAKVPVLLGAAAPALALAATGSWLLSRRLRRQTHGLGPAQMTRMYEYYDAVLHSVREGLVVLTRDRRVALVNDEGRRLLGLDDDAAVTDQPVAGIDLPPAVAELLTSGRDAHDEPVLAGDRVLVANQRTTRFEGTVLGTVLTLRDQTELRNLASELDSVRALTEALQAQTHESANRLHTVLTLVELGRADEAVRLATRDLELAQQLTDRVVGAVTEPALAALLLGKSARAGERGIDLVIEPDCRLDDSPLPTADLLTVVGNLVDNALEAVAGTPPPRRVRVFVGVVEDEIVIRIGDSGPGLAPDRVADAFRRGWSTKSAGRGLGLALVGQVVNRHGGRSEVGRSEEGGTLFTVRLPIKEDRS is encoded by the coding sequence GTGGCCCGACGGCAGTCGAGCATCGCGGGGCAGCTGTTCGCCCTCCAGGCCGTGGTGGTGACGCTGCTCGTGCTGGTCGGCGCGGCGGGCGCCGTGTGGCTCGCCCGCGACGACTCCCGGCATGCGGCAGAGGAGGAGGTGCTCGCGGTGGCCCAGACCGTCGCCCGCGCCCCCCACGTCCGCGCGGCCCTCACCTCCCCCGATCCGGCGGCCAGCCTCCAGCCGTACGCGGAAGCGACGCGGCTGGCGACCGGAACGCGTTTCGTGGTCGTAATGGCCCCCGACCGGACCCGGTACTCCCACCCCAACCCCGATCTGATCGGGCGGCCGTTCATCGGCGAGATCGGCCCCGCCCTCGCCGGTGAGCCCTTCACCACGACCAACGTCGGCACCCTCGGCGAGTCGGTACGCGCCGTGGTGCCGGTGTACGGCGACGACGGCCGGATCATCGGCCTGGTCTCCGTGGGCATCACCACCCAGGCGATCAACCGCAAGCTGCTCGCCAAGGTTCCGGTGCTGCTGGGCGCCGCCGCGCCGGCGCTCGCCCTCGCCGCCACCGGCTCCTGGCTGCTCAGCCGCCGGCTCCGCCGGCAGACGCACGGCCTCGGACCGGCCCAGATGACCCGGATGTACGAGTACTACGACGCGGTGCTGCACTCGGTGCGGGAGGGGCTGGTGGTACTGACCCGGGATCGCCGGGTGGCGCTGGTCAACGACGAGGGGCGCCGGCTGCTGGGGCTCGACGACGATGCGGCGGTGACCGATCAGCCGGTGGCCGGGATCGACCTGCCGCCAGCAGTAGCCGAGCTGCTGACCTCCGGCCGGGACGCGCACGACGAGCCGGTCCTGGCCGGCGACCGGGTGCTGGTGGCCAACCAGCGGACCACCCGCTTCGAGGGGACCGTGCTCGGCACCGTGCTGACCCTGCGCGACCAGACCGAGCTGCGCAACCTGGCCAGCGAGCTGGACTCGGTACGCGCGCTGACCGAGGCCCTGCAGGCGCAGACCCACGAGTCGGCCAACCGGCTGCACACCGTGCTGACCCTGGTGGAGCTGGGCCGCGCCGACGAGGCGGTCCGGCTCGCCACCCGGGACCTCGAGCTGGCCCAGCAACTCACCGACCGGGTGGTCGGCGCGGTGACCGAGCCGGCGCTGGCCGCCCTGCTGCTCGGCAAGTCGGCGCGGGCCGGCGAGCGCGGCATCGACCTGGTGATCGAGCCGGACTGCCGGCTCGACGACAGTCCCCTGCCCACCGCCGACCTGCTCACCGTCGTCGGCAACCTGGTCGACAACGCCCTGGAGGCGGTGGCCGGCACCCCGCCGCCGCGCCGGGTACGGGTCTTCGTCGGCGTCGTCGAGGACGAGATCGTGATCCGGATCGGCGACTCCGGTCCCGGGCTGGCCCCGGACCGGGTGGCGGACGCGTTCCGGCGCGGCTGGTCGACCAAGAGCGCCGGCCGGGGCCTCGGCCTGGCGCTGGTCGGCCAGGTGGTCAACCGGCACGGTGGGCGCTCCGAGGTCGGCCGCTCCGAGGAGGGCGGAACGCTGTTCACCGTCCGGCTGCCGATCAAGGAAGACCGGTCATGA
- a CDS encoding response regulator, with the protein MTDIRVLVVEDEPLLAEAHKAYTERVPGFVVVGVAHTAQEAMATLRHRTGEDVDLVLLDFRLPDLHGLDVCRALRAAGSSVDVLAVTSVRDLAVVRTAVSLGVTHYLLKPFTFGAFRDKLERYADYRRQALADGEVAAQHEVDRMFATLRGAAQQTLPKGLDVQTLNRVLSALAEGAGRSATEVSQRTGISRVTARRYLEYLVTIDRAVRTPRYGTPGRPEVEYRPV; encoded by the coding sequence ATGACCGACATCCGGGTACTGGTCGTCGAGGACGAACCGCTGCTGGCGGAGGCGCACAAGGCGTACACGGAGCGGGTGCCGGGCTTCGTGGTGGTCGGGGTGGCGCACACCGCTCAGGAGGCGATGGCGACGCTGCGGCACCGGACGGGCGAGGACGTCGACCTGGTGCTGCTCGACTTCCGGCTGCCCGACCTGCACGGTCTGGACGTCTGCCGGGCGCTGCGTGCGGCGGGCAGCAGTGTCGACGTGCTCGCGGTGACCTCGGTCCGCGACCTCGCGGTGGTCCGCACCGCCGTCTCCCTCGGGGTGACCCACTACCTGCTCAAGCCGTTCACCTTCGGCGCCTTCCGCGACAAGCTGGAGCGCTACGCCGACTACCGCCGCCAGGCGCTCGCCGACGGGGAGGTCGCCGCCCAGCACGAGGTGGACCGGATGTTCGCCACCCTGCGCGGCGCGGCCCAGCAGACCTTGCCCAAGGGCCTGGACGTGCAGACCTTGAACCGGGTGCTGTCTGCCCTCGCGGAGGGGGCGGGGCGCTCCGCGACCGAGGTCAGCCAGCGGACGGGCATCTCCCGGGTGACCGCCCGCCGGTACCTGGAGTACCTGGTGACCATCGACCGCGCGGTGCGCACGCCCCGCTACGGCACGCCCGGCCGGCCGGAGGTCGAGTACCGGCCGGTGTGA
- a CDS encoding NIPSNAP family protein, which produces MFLEIRTYRLRPGTIDEFVRVMREEAMPLLARFGIRVVAAGASLVREDGHEEAYLIRAFPSLAVRDRQEAAFYGSDAWRDGPREAILSRIESYHTVVLETADQSVEVLRPRRP; this is translated from the coding sequence ATGTTTCTCGAGATCCGCACGTACCGCCTGAGGCCCGGCACCATCGACGAGTTCGTCCGGGTGATGCGCGAGGAGGCGATGCCGCTGCTGGCCCGCTTCGGCATCCGGGTGGTCGCCGCCGGGGCGTCCCTGGTCCGGGAGGACGGCCACGAGGAGGCGTACCTGATCCGGGCGTTCCCGTCCCTGGCGGTCCGCGACCGGCAGGAGGCCGCGTTCTACGGCAGCGACGCCTGGCGCGACGGCCCGCGCGAGGCGATCCTGTCCCGGATCGAGAGCTACCACACCGTGGTACTGGAGACCGCCGACCAGTCGGTCGAGGTGCTGCGACCGCGCCGGCCGTGA
- a CDS encoding cytochrome D1 domain-containing protein — translation MPSRARTATALAAVLLAAPAACTETEAGDRVAAPSPGSRTPSASAALFGPLLPGMPPYRAGDNVYAGAGPGMLSEAVRGDRALVYVPNTKSNDVWVIDPATYKVVAKFPGGPEPQHVVPSYDLRTLYVASSHIPDGGVVPVDPRTGRPGQFVTLQDVYNLYFTPDGREAIVVAEAYQRLDLYDPRTWHRTRSVRFPQCGGINHMDYSADGKTMLWSCEFANRMLVLDTATLRKLREFQLTRASDGMPQDTRLTPDGRHFLVADMHAHGVYVFDGQATRQTGFIPTGRGAHGIYFSRDGRLGYVTNRDAGTITVLDLATLKPTTTWRIPGGGSPDMGGLSADGRVLWLSGRYHDEVYAFSTADGRLLARIPVGRGPHGLTIWPQPGRYSLGHTANIR, via the coding sequence GTGCCCAGTCGAGCGCGGACCGCCACCGCACTGGCGGCGGTCCTCCTCGCCGCCCCAGCGGCCTGCACCGAAACGGAGGCAGGGGACCGGGTGGCGGCTCCCTCCCCGGGCTCGCGGACGCCGTCCGCGTCCGCCGCGCTGTTCGGCCCGCTGCTCCCCGGCATGCCGCCCTACCGGGCGGGCGACAACGTCTACGCCGGTGCGGGGCCGGGCATGCTCAGCGAGGCCGTGCGGGGCGACCGGGCCCTGGTCTACGTGCCGAACACCAAGAGCAACGACGTGTGGGTGATCGACCCCGCCACGTACAAGGTGGTGGCGAAGTTTCCCGGCGGTCCCGAACCGCAGCACGTCGTGCCGTCGTACGACCTGCGCACGCTCTACGTCGCCTCCAGCCATATCCCCGACGGTGGGGTCGTGCCGGTCGATCCGCGGACCGGCAGACCGGGGCAATTCGTCACCCTGCAGGACGTCTACAACCTCTACTTCACCCCTGACGGCCGAGAGGCGATCGTGGTCGCCGAGGCGTACCAGCGGTTGGACCTATACGACCCGCGGACCTGGCACCGCACCCGGTCGGTGCGGTTCCCGCAGTGCGGCGGCATCAACCACATGGACTACTCGGCCGACGGCAAGACGATGCTGTGGAGCTGCGAGTTCGCCAACCGGATGCTCGTGCTGGACACCGCCACGCTCCGCAAGCTGCGGGAGTTCCAGCTGACCCGGGCGTCCGACGGGATGCCGCAGGACACCCGGCTCACCCCGGACGGGCGGCACTTCCTCGTCGCCGACATGCACGCCCACGGCGTCTACGTCTTCGACGGCCAGGCCACCCGGCAGACCGGGTTCATCCCGACCGGCCGCGGGGCGCACGGCATCTACTTCAGCCGGGACGGCCGGCTCGGGTACGTCACCAACCGGGACGCGGGCACCATCACCGTGCTGGACCTCGCCACGCTGAAGCCCACCACCACCTGGCGGATCCCCGGTGGGGGCAGCCCGGACATGGGCGGCCTCTCCGCCGACGGCCGGGTGCTCTGGCTCTCCGGCCGCTACCACGACGAGGTCTACGCGTTCAGCACCGCCGACGGCAGACTCCTCGCCCGGATCCCGGTGGGGCGCGGGCCGCACGGGCTGACGATCTGGCCACAGCCCGGCCGCTACTCCCTCGGCCACACCGCCAACATCCGGTAG
- a CDS encoding aminotransferase class V-fold PLP-dependent enzyme: MELEQAQKLWQPQPGWLNTASYGLPPDPAWAALQEALADWRVGRTSWEGWGEAAERSRAAFAGLVGVAAADVAIGSTVSQLLAPVAAALRPGATVVVPEVEFTSNLFPWLAQEERGIKVRTVPLDRLVDAIDADTDLVAFSLVQSADGTVAAYDQIVGAARAYDALVAVDASQACGWLPFEAGRADVVAVGAYKWLMAPRGAAFAYLAPALRDRLRPDAAGWYAGPDPHAAYYGPPLRLADDARRFDISPAWFCYVGAAPALELLAEIGLPAIRAHNVGLANRFLAGLGRPPGESAIVTVEVPRAQEKLERAGVRAAVRAGRVRASFHLYSTTEDVDLALAALTG; encoded by the coding sequence ATGGAGCTGGAGCAGGCGCAGAAGCTGTGGCAGCCGCAGCCCGGCTGGTTGAACACCGCCAGTTACGGACTGCCGCCCGACCCGGCGTGGGCGGCGCTGCAGGAGGCGCTGGCCGACTGGCGGGTGGGGCGTACCTCGTGGGAGGGGTGGGGCGAGGCGGCCGAGCGGTCCCGGGCCGCGTTCGCCGGCCTGGTCGGGGTGGCGGCGGCGGACGTGGCGATCGGCAGCACGGTCTCCCAGTTGCTCGCCCCGGTGGCGGCCGCGCTGCGGCCGGGCGCGACGGTGGTCGTCCCGGAGGTCGAGTTCACCTCGAACCTCTTCCCCTGGCTGGCGCAGGAGGAGCGGGGGATCAAGGTACGCACGGTCCCGCTGGACCGGCTCGTCGACGCCATCGACGCCGACACCGACCTGGTCGCGTTCAGCCTGGTGCAGTCGGCCGACGGCACGGTCGCCGCGTACGACCAGATCGTCGGGGCGGCCCGGGCGTACGACGCGCTCGTCGCGGTCGACGCCAGCCAGGCGTGCGGCTGGCTGCCCTTCGAGGCGGGCCGGGCGGACGTGGTGGCGGTCGGGGCGTACAAGTGGCTGATGGCCCCCCGTGGCGCCGCCTTCGCCTACCTGGCCCCGGCGCTGCGCGACCGGCTGCGTCCCGACGCCGCCGGCTGGTACGCGGGCCCCGACCCGCACGCCGCCTACTACGGCCCGCCGCTGCGGCTGGCCGACGATGCCCGGCGCTTCGACATCTCCCCGGCCTGGTTCTGCTACGTGGGGGCGGCGCCCGCCCTGGAACTGCTTGCCGAGATCGGCCTGCCGGCGATCCGCGCGCACAACGTGGGCCTGGCCAACCGGTTCCTCGCCGGGCTGGGCCGACCGCCCGGCGAGAGCGCGATCGTGACCGTTGAGGTGCCCCGGGCGCAGGAGAAGCTGGAGCGGGCCGGGGTCCGCGCGGCGGTACGGGCCGGCCGGGTCCGCGCGTCCTTCCACCTCTACTCGACCACAGAGGACGTGGACCTGGCACTGGCGGCGCTCACCGGCTGA
- a CDS encoding cation:dicarboxylate symporter family transporter, whose amino-acid sequence MDITTPTPATARPARRDRTRYLYLAVIVAVLAGIVVGFVAPEVGKELKPLGTGFVNLIKMMISPVIFCTIVLGVGCVRQAARVGKVGGLALGYFLIMSTVALAIGLVVGNIIHPGSGLNLGPEVADAGKAAAGGETGDTVDFLLGVIPTSLFSALTEGSVLQTLLIALLVGFAVQAMGARGEPVLRAVDVLQRLVFKVLAMIMWVAPIGAFGAIAAVVGATGVDALKSLAQVMFGFYATCAVFVFVVLGALLWFVARISIFKLLGYLGREFLLILSTSSSESALPRLIAKMEHFGVSKPVVGITVPTGYSFNLDGTAIYLTMASLFIAEALGKPFSVGQQISLLVFMIIASKGAAGVTGAGLATLAGGLQSHRPDLVDGVGLIVGIDRFMSEARALTNFAGNAVATVLVGTWTGEFDRDQAQAVLSGQRPFDEATMLDEDEPADQPGGQVPAQQSPALADTPA is encoded by the coding sequence ATGGACATCACCACACCCACCCCCGCGACCGCCCGGCCGGCCCGCCGGGACCGGACGCGCTACCTCTATCTGGCGGTCATCGTGGCCGTGCTGGCCGGCATCGTGGTCGGCTTCGTCGCCCCCGAGGTCGGCAAGGAGCTGAAGCCGCTCGGCACCGGCTTCGTGAACCTGATCAAGATGATGATCAGCCCGGTCATCTTCTGCACGATCGTCCTCGGTGTCGGTTGCGTGCGGCAGGCGGCCCGGGTCGGCAAGGTCGGCGGCCTGGCCCTCGGCTACTTCCTGATCATGTCGACGGTCGCGCTGGCGATCGGCCTGGTGGTCGGCAACATCATCCACCCCGGCTCCGGCCTGAACCTGGGCCCGGAGGTGGCGGACGCGGGCAAGGCCGCCGCCGGTGGCGAGACCGGCGACACGGTCGACTTCCTGCTCGGCGTCATCCCGACCTCGCTCTTCTCCGCGCTGACCGAGGGCTCGGTGCTGCAGACGCTGCTGATCGCCCTGCTGGTCGGCTTCGCCGTCCAGGCGATGGGCGCCCGGGGCGAGCCGGTGCTGCGGGCGGTGGACGTGCTTCAGCGGCTGGTCTTCAAGGTGCTCGCGATGATCATGTGGGTGGCCCCGATCGGCGCGTTCGGCGCGATCGCCGCCGTGGTCGGCGCCACCGGTGTGGACGCGTTGAAGAGCCTGGCCCAGGTGATGTTCGGCTTCTACGCCACCTGCGCGGTCTTCGTCTTCGTGGTGCTCGGTGCGCTGCTCTGGTTCGTCGCTCGTATCTCGATCTTCAAGCTGCTCGGCTACCTGGGCCGGGAGTTCCTGCTGATCCTGTCGACCTCGTCGTCCGAGTCGGCGCTGCCGCGCCTGATCGCCAAGATGGAGCACTTCGGGGTCAGCAAGCCGGTCGTCGGCATCACGGTGCCGACCGGTTACTCCTTCAACCTCGACGGCACCGCGATCTACCTGACCATGGCGTCGCTCTTCATCGCCGAGGCGCTGGGCAAGCCGTTCTCGGTGGGTCAGCAGATCTCGCTGCTGGTGTTCATGATCATCGCCTCGAAGGGCGCCGCCGGGGTCACCGGCGCCGGACTGGCCACCCTGGCCGGCGGCCTGCAGTCGCACCGGCCGGACCTGGTCGACGGCGTCGGGCTGATCGTCGGCATCGACCGGTTCATGTCCGAGGCCCGGGCACTGACCAACTTCGCCGGCAACGCGGTCGCCACCGTGCTGGTCGGCACCTGGACCGGCGAGTTCGACCGCGACCAGGCGCAGGCCGTGCTCAGCGGCCAGCGCCCGTTCGACGAGGCCACCATGCTCGACGAGGACGAGCCGGCCGATCAGCCGGGCGGTCAGGTGCCGGCGCAGCAGTCGCCGGCGCTGGCCGACACGCCGGCCTGA
- the dnaE gene encoding DNA polymerase III subunit alpha, translated as MGDSFAHLHVHTEYSMLDGAARLKDLFAEANRLGMPAVAMTDHGNMHGANEFYKQATAAGITPILGVEAYVAPESRFHKQRVRWGRPEQKSDDVSGSGAITHMTMWAQNRTGLHNLFKLNSRASMEGHYIKWPRMDMELIAEYAEGIMATTGCPSGAVQTRLRLGQFDEALKVAAAYQDIFGKENYFLEVMDHGLEIERRVRDGLIEIARKLDIPPVVTNDSHYTREDQAEAHDVLLCVQTASNIDDPNRFRLEGGGYYIKSADQMRAVNTSELWQQGCRNTLLVAEKVDPTGMFEFRNLMPRFPVPEGETEESWFRKETFAGLARRYPGGVPEGHVKQAEYELGVIIQMGFPSYFLVVADFIQWAKSQGIAVGPGRGSAAGSLVAYALGITDLDPIPHGLIFERFLNPERVSMPDVDIDFDERRRGEVIKYVTEKWGEDKVAQIATFGTIKAKAAIKDSARVLGYPYAVGDRITKAMPPAVMGKDIPLTGIFDPKHPRYAEAGEIRGLYESDPDVKKVIDTARGIEGLIRQTGVHAAGVIMSAEPIIEHIPLMRRDADGAIITQFDYPTCESLGLLKMDFLGLRNLTIIDDALKNIESNHGRKVDLLKLPLDDKPTYELLARGDTLGVFQLDGGPMRSLLRLMKPDNFEDISAVLALYRPGPMGANSHTNYALRKNGQQDITPIHPELAEPLEEILGPTYGLIVYQEQVQRAAQKLAGYSLGQADLLRRAMGKKKKEVLDKEFIPFRDGMRRNGYSDEAIQTLWDILVPFADYAFNKAHTAGYGLVSYWTGYLKANYPAEYMAALLTSVGDDKDKMALYLSECRRMGIQVLPPDVNTSAGPFTPVGRDIRFGLAAIRNVGANVVASIMRCREEKGEYADFYDFLSKVDAVVCNKKTIESLIKAGAFDSMGHPRKGLLAVHADAIDAFADVKRKEAVGQYDLFGAGFGDADTGGSTTVMPAIGEGEWDKRDKLAFEREMLGLYVSDHPLFGLEHVLGAAADTTIAALSEEGTVPDGAVVTLAGILSGVQRRVTKQGRAWASATLEDLAGGVETLFFPNTYEVIGQYIAEDAIVVVKGRVDRRDDTPRIMAMDMSMPDISSNPANKPITLTIPVHRCTPPLVERLKETLVLHPGDTEVHVKLLNGGKVTTLRLGPFRVAATTALMGDLKSVLGPANVS; from the coding sequence ATGGGCGATTCGTTCGCGCATCTGCACGTACACACCGAGTACTCGATGCTCGACGGCGCGGCCCGGCTCAAGGACCTCTTCGCCGAGGCCAACCGGCTCGGCATGCCGGCGGTGGCGATGACCGACCACGGCAACATGCACGGCGCGAACGAGTTCTACAAGCAGGCGACGGCCGCCGGGATCACCCCGATCCTCGGCGTCGAGGCGTACGTGGCGCCGGAGTCGCGCTTCCACAAGCAGCGGGTCAGGTGGGGTCGCCCGGAGCAGAAGAGCGACGACGTCTCCGGTAGCGGCGCGATCACCCACATGACCATGTGGGCGCAGAACAGGACCGGGCTGCACAACCTCTTCAAGCTCAACTCCCGCGCCTCGATGGAGGGCCACTACATCAAGTGGCCCCGGATGGACATGGAGCTGATCGCCGAGTACGCCGAGGGGATCATGGCGACCACGGGCTGCCCGTCCGGTGCGGTGCAGACCCGGCTGCGGCTCGGCCAGTTCGACGAGGCGCTCAAGGTCGCCGCCGCGTACCAGGACATCTTCGGCAAGGAGAACTACTTCCTGGAGGTCATGGACCACGGCCTGGAGATCGAGCGCCGAGTCCGCGACGGGCTCATCGAGATCGCCCGCAAGCTCGACATCCCACCGGTGGTCACCAACGACTCGCACTACACGCGCGAGGATCAGGCGGAGGCGCACGACGTGCTGCTCTGCGTGCAGACCGCCAGCAACATCGACGACCCCAACCGGTTCCGCCTCGAGGGCGGCGGCTACTACATCAAGTCGGCCGACCAGATGCGCGCGGTCAACACCTCGGAGCTCTGGCAGCAGGGCTGCCGCAACACCCTGCTGGTCGCCGAGAAGGTCGACCCCACCGGGATGTTCGAGTTCCGCAACCTGATGCCGCGCTTCCCGGTGCCCGAGGGAGAGACCGAGGAGTCCTGGTTCCGCAAGGAGACCTTCGCCGGCCTAGCCCGCCGCTACCCCGGCGGCGTCCCGGAGGGGCACGTCAAGCAGGCCGAGTACGAGCTGGGCGTCATCATCCAGATGGGCTTCCCGTCGTACTTCCTCGTGGTCGCCGACTTCATCCAGTGGGCAAAGAGCCAGGGCATCGCGGTCGGTCCGGGTCGTGGCTCGGCCGCCGGCTCGCTGGTCGCGTACGCCCTGGGCATCACCGACCTGGACCCGATCCCGCACGGCCTGATCTTCGAGCGCTTCCTCAATCCCGAGCGCGTCTCGATGCCGGATGTCGACATCGACTTCGACGAGCGTCGGCGCGGTGAGGTGATCAAATACGTCACCGAGAAGTGGGGCGAGGACAAGGTCGCTCAGATCGCGACCTTCGGCACGATCAAGGCGAAGGCCGCGATCAAGGACTCGGCCCGGGTGCTCGGCTACCCGTACGCGGTGGGCGACCGGATCACCAAGGCGATGCCGCCGGCGGTGATGGGCAAGGACATCCCGCTCACCGGAATCTTCGACCCGAAGCACCCCCGGTACGCCGAGGCCGGCGAGATCCGCGGACTCTACGAGTCGGATCCGGACGTCAAGAAGGTCATCGACACCGCGCGCGGCATCGAGGGGCTGATCCGGCAGACCGGCGTGCACGCCGCGGGCGTCATCATGTCCGCCGAGCCGATCATCGAGCACATCCCGCTGATGCGCCGGGACGCCGACGGGGCGATCATCACCCAGTTCGACTACCCGACGTGCGAGTCGCTCGGGCTGTTGAAGATGGACTTCCTCGGCCTGCGCAACCTGACCATCATCGATGACGCGCTGAAGAACATCGAGTCCAACCATGGCCGCAAGGTCGACCTGCTCAAGCTGCCGCTGGACGACAAGCCCACGTACGAGCTGCTGGCCCGGGGCGACACCCTCGGCGTCTTCCAGCTCGACGGCGGGCCGATGCGCTCGCTGCTGCGGCTGATGAAGCCGGACAACTTCGAGGACATCTCCGCGGTCCTGGCGCTCTACCGGCCCGGTCCGATGGGCGCCAACTCGCACACCAACTACGCGCTGCGCAAGAACGGCCAGCAGGACATCACCCCGATCCACCCGGAGCTGGCCGAGCCGCTGGAGGAGATCCTCGGCCCCACCTACGGCCTGATCGTCTACCAGGAGCAGGTGCAGCGCGCCGCGCAGAAGCTCGCCGGCTACAGCCTCGGCCAGGCCGACCTGCTCCGCCGGGCGATGGGCAAGAAGAAGAAGGAGGTTCTCGACAAGGAGTTCATCCCGTTCCGCGACGGCATGCGGCGCAACGGGTACTCCGACGAGGCCATCCAGACGCTCTGGGACATCCTCGTCCCGTTCGCCGACTACGCGTTCAACAAGGCGCACACCGCCGGCTACGGCCTGGTGTCGTACTGGACCGGCTACCTCAAGGCCAACTACCCGGCCGAGTACATGGCGGCGCTGCTCACCTCGGTCGGTGACGACAAGGACAAGATGGCGCTCTACCTGTCGGAGTGTCGACGGATGGGCATCCAGGTCCTGCCGCCCGACGTCAACACCTCGGCCGGGCCGTTCACCCCGGTCGGCCGGGACATCCGCTTCGGCCTGGCCGCGATCCGCAACGTCGGCGCGAACGTGGTCGCCTCGATCATGCGGTGCCGCGAGGAGAAGGGCGAGTACGCCGACTTCTACGACTTCCTGTCCAAGGTGGACGCGGTGGTGTGCAACAAGAAGACCATCGAATCGCTGATCAAGGCGGGCGCCTTCGACTCGATGGGCCACCCGCGCAAGGGCCTGCTCGCCGTGCACGCCGACGCCATCGACGCCTTCGCCGACGTCAAGCGCAAGGAGGCCGTCGGCCAGTACGACCTCTTCGGCGCCGGCTTCGGCGATGCGGACACCGGCGGCAGCACGACGGTGATGCCCGCCATCGGCGAGGGGGAGTGGGACAAGCGCGACAAGCTCGCCTTCGAACGCGAGATGCTCGGCCTGTATGTTTCCGACCACCCGCTCTTCGGCCTGGAGCACGTGCTCGGCGCCGCGGCGGACACCACCATCGCCGCGCTCTCCGAGGAGGGCACCGTGCCCGACGGGGCGGTGGTCACGCTCGCCGGCATCCTCTCCGGGGTGCAGCGCCGGGTCACCAAGCAGGGCCGGGCCTGGGCGTCGGCGACCCTGGAGGACCTCGCCGGCGGGGTGGAGACACTCTTCTTCCCCAACACCTACGAGGTGATCGGCCAGTACATCGCCGAGGACGCCATCGTGGTGGTCAAGGGGCGGGTGGACCGGCGCGACGACACCCCGCGGATCATGGCGATGGACATGTCCATGCCGGACATCAGCAGCAACCCGGCGAACAAGCCCATCACGCTGACCATCCCGGTGCACCGGTGCACGCCGCCGCTGGTCGAACGGCTCAAGGAGACCCTGGTGCTGCACCCCGGCGACACCGAGGTACACGTCAAGCTGCTCAACGGCGGCAAGGTCACCACGCTGCGGCTCGGGCCGTTCCGGGTGGCCGCCACCACCGCGCTGATGGGCGACCTGAAGAGCGTCCTCGGCCCGGCCAACGTCAGCTGA